The following are encoded together in the Geobacter sulfurreducens PCA genome:
- the amrA gene encoding AmmeMemoRadiSam system protein A, with the protein MPRLTDDDKKLLLMLAREAIVTYVREGITPATELSVPSLCEHYGCFVCIKKGGELRGCIGNFTSSQPLYQLVREMAVSAATRDPRFYPMTSKDITDFSLEISVLSPLEKISSPEQITVGTHGIYIEKNFFRGVLLPQVATEYGWDRDTFLMQTCVKAGLKPDDWRDGADIYIFSAEVFS; encoded by the coding sequence ATGCCGAGACTAACCGACGACGACAAGAAGCTCTTACTTATGTTAGCCAGGGAAGCCATAGTTACCTATGTCAGAGAGGGCATTACACCAGCCACGGAACTCTCCGTACCGAGCCTGTGCGAACACTATGGTTGTTTTGTCTGCATCAAAAAAGGTGGAGAATTGCGCGGCTGCATCGGCAATTTCACCTCCAGCCAACCACTGTACCAACTGGTCAGGGAGATGGCAGTATCCGCCGCAACCCGTGATCCGCGCTTTTATCCGATGACCAGCAAAGATATCACGGATTTCTCCCTGGAAATTTCCGTTTTGAGCCCCTTGGAAAAAATATCCTCCCCCGAACAGATTACTGTGGGAACCCACGGCATCTACATTGAGAAAAATTTCTTTCGTGGAGTGCTCCTGCCCCAAGTCGCCACGGAATACGGCTGGGACCGCGATACTTTCCTTATGCAAACGTGTGTGAAGGCCGGTCTCAAGCCTGACGATTGGCGGGATGGGGCTGACATATACATTTTCAGCGCAGAGGTGTTCA
- a CDS encoding aldehyde dehydrogenase family protein yields MAKRYKVLVGGEWTGDDRPGIEVVNPYDDSVIGVVPEATNEDVDHAIRAAQAGFAEMSALPAYRRSDILDRTSELIKRDREEIAEIIAREAGKSWKFALAEADRSAETFRFASLEARNAHGEIVPMDASPVSAGRFGFYLRTPIGVIGAIAPFNFPLNLVAHKVAPAIAAGNAIVLKPATKTPLSSIKLAELMVEAGLPAGALNLVIGSGRTVGNRLVEDDRLAMVTFTGSPPVGVQIKERSGLKRVTLELGSNSPTIIEDDGDVDAAVARCVVGSFANSGQVCISVQRIFVHQRRYREFVDKFVAATQKLKVGDPMDRDCDIGPMISREELQRAVEWLGEATSLGARLETGGTVAGNCLTPAILSGVTPDMKVVCSEVFAPIVSVIPYETFDQALDMADDSIYGLQAGVYTSDINKAFKAIRRLDVGGVIINDIPTFRVDHMPYGGNKQSGLGREGIRYAMEEMTNIKFVCLNL; encoded by the coding sequence ATGGCAAAGCGCTATAAGGTTCTTGTTGGTGGTGAGTGGACAGGGGACGACCGACCGGGTATCGAGGTCGTAAACCCTTACGACGATTCGGTCATAGGGGTTGTGCCCGAGGCAACGAACGAGGATGTTGACCACGCCATACGTGCAGCACAGGCGGGCTTTGCCGAAATGTCCGCTCTCCCGGCGTATCGACGTTCCGACATACTTGATCGTACTTCGGAGCTGATCAAGCGAGACCGGGAGGAGATCGCCGAAATAATTGCCCGCGAAGCGGGCAAGTCGTGGAAATTCGCCCTTGCGGAAGCGGATAGAAGTGCAGAGACCTTCCGTTTCGCCTCGCTGGAGGCTCGTAACGCCCACGGCGAAATCGTACCCATGGATGCTTCGCCTGTGTCAGCTGGTCGTTTCGGTTTCTACCTCAGAACCCCGATCGGCGTAATCGGTGCCATCGCACCCTTTAACTTTCCTCTTAACCTGGTTGCACACAAGGTGGCACCCGCCATAGCCGCCGGTAACGCGATAGTGCTGAAGCCTGCCACAAAGACTCCCCTCTCGTCCATTAAGCTTGCGGAGCTTATGGTGGAGGCGGGGCTCCCTGCCGGTGCGCTCAATCTGGTTATCGGGAGCGGTCGGACTGTCGGTAACCGTTTGGTAGAGGATGATCGGCTGGCAATGGTGACATTCACCGGAAGCCCGCCGGTTGGCGTTCAAATCAAGGAGCGGAGCGGACTCAAGAGAGTTACGCTGGAGCTTGGGTCCAATTCACCCACCATCATTGAGGATGATGGCGATGTGGATGCGGCAGTCGCCCGCTGTGTAGTGGGCAGTTTCGCCAACTCGGGGCAGGTCTGTATCTCTGTTCAGCGAATTTTTGTACACCAGCGGCGTTATCGCGAATTTGTTGACAAGTTTGTGGCCGCGACCCAAAAGCTCAAGGTTGGGGATCCTATGGACCGTGACTGCGACATCGGACCGATGATTTCCCGCGAAGAGCTGCAGCGCGCCGTCGAGTGGCTGGGTGAGGCCACGTCTCTGGGGGCGAGACTTGAAACCGGGGGTACGGTTGCCGGCAACTGTCTCACTCCGGCAATTCTGAGCGGCGTAACTCCCGACATGAAGGTGGTCTGCTCCGAGGTGTTTGCGCCGATTGTTTCCGTCATCCCTTATGAGACCTTCGATCAGGCCCTCGATATGGCTGACGACTCAATCTATGGCCTTCAGGCCGGGGTTTACACCAGCGACATCAATAAGGCGTTCAAGGCCATCCGCCGACTCGATGTGGGAGGAGTAATCATTAACGATATTCCGACGTTCAGGGTCGATCATATGCCCTATGGCGGTAACAAGCAGAGTGGACTCGGGCGGGAAGGTATCCGCTACGCCATGGAAGAGATGACGAACATAAAATTTGTGTGCTTGAATCTATGA
- the ndk gene encoding nucleoside-diphosphate kinase, protein MERTFAIIKPDAVERNIIGKILEKVETAGFRIVGMKKILLSKCEAEGFYYVHKERPFFNDLCSFMSRSPVVVMVLERENAINTWREVMGATNPANAEAGTIRKDFGLSIEENSVHGSDSPESAAYEIPYFFSQLELL, encoded by the coding sequence ATGGAAAGAACATTTGCGATTATTAAGCCTGATGCGGTGGAGCGTAACATCATCGGAAAGATACTTGAAAAAGTAGAAACGGCCGGCTTCCGAATTGTGGGCATGAAGAAGATCCTGCTTTCCAAGTGCGAGGCCGAAGGATTTTACTACGTGCACAAGGAGCGGCCTTTCTTCAATGACCTTTGTTCCTTCATGTCGCGCAGCCCGGTGGTGGTTATGGTTCTTGAGCGTGAAAACGCCATCAATACCTGGCGCGAAGTGATGGGAGCAACAAATCCGGCCAACGCCGAAGCGGGAACCATCCGCAAGGATTTCGGCCTGAGCATCGAGGAAAATTCCGTGCATGGCTCAGACTCCCCCGAATCGGCCGCTTACGAGATTCCGTATTTCTTCAGCCAGCTCGAGCTGCTCTGA
- the rlmN gene encoding 23S rRNA (adenine(2503)-C(2))-methyltransferase RlmN — protein sequence MDTMIDIKGLSIDELERFLLGKGKERYRARQIFKWLYQRGATSFAEMTDLAKELRRDLEETARISTLSPEALEISRDGTRKYLFRLDDGCSVESVLIPEEDRNTLCISSQVGCAMACEFCLTGTFRLTRNLTTAEIVNQVCAVQRDVPVRNIVFMGMGEPLANLDNVIRALQIMLHDDGLQFSTRRITVSTAGLVPEMERLGRSVTVNLAVSLNATTDELRDRIMPINRKYPLAVLLDACRRFPLPGRRKITIEYVLLGGVNDTLDDAKRLVRLLSDIPSKINLIPFNEHEGCSFRSPSQDAIDRFHRYLLDKHFTVITRSSRGADISAACGQLKGKLDALKPSGAGKQIEVSDSTNEVT from the coding sequence ATGGATACAATGATTGACATTAAGGGGCTGAGCATTGACGAGCTGGAACGTTTCCTCCTGGGAAAAGGGAAGGAGCGTTACCGGGCACGCCAGATATTCAAGTGGCTGTATCAACGGGGTGCCACCTCCTTTGCCGAGATGACTGATCTGGCGAAGGAGTTGCGTCGGGACCTTGAGGAGACGGCACGCATCAGCACGCTTTCCCCCGAGGCCTTGGAGATTTCCCGGGATGGAACGCGAAAATACCTCTTCCGTCTCGATGATGGATGTTCAGTGGAGTCGGTGCTCATCCCGGAAGAAGACAGAAACACCCTTTGTATTTCGAGCCAAGTAGGGTGTGCCATGGCCTGTGAGTTCTGTCTCACGGGAACGTTCCGGCTGACGCGCAACCTGACCACCGCCGAGATCGTAAATCAGGTCTGTGCGGTTCAGAGGGATGTCCCCGTGCGCAACATCGTCTTCATGGGCATGGGAGAACCCCTCGCCAATCTCGACAATGTGATCAGGGCGCTGCAGATCATGCTGCACGATGACGGACTTCAGTTCTCGACGCGTCGCATAACCGTTTCGACCGCCGGCTTGGTACCGGAAATGGAGCGGCTCGGCCGATCGGTAACGGTGAATCTTGCGGTTTCGCTCAATGCCACTACGGACGAGCTGCGCGACCGGATCATGCCGATCAACCGGAAATATCCCCTTGCCGTGCTTCTTGATGCCTGTCGCCGGTTCCCGCTGCCGGGCCGTCGGAAGATAACTATTGAATACGTGCTGCTCGGCGGGGTGAACGATACCCTCGATGATGCCAAACGGCTGGTCAGGCTGTTGAGCGACATTCCCTCTAAAATCAATCTGATCCCCTTTAATGAACATGAGGGATGTTCCTTCCGGAGCCCCAGCCAGGATGCGATCGACCGTTTTCACAGATATCTGCTGGACAAGCATTTCACGGTCATAACGCGCTCCAGCCGTGGTGCCGATATTTCGGCGGCCTGCGGTCAGCTCAAGGGCAAGCTGGACGCATTGAAGCCGTCCGGCGCGGGAAAGCAGATAGAGGTTTCAGACTCCACTAACGAGGTGACATGA
- the mtnP gene encoding S-methyl-5'-thioadenosine phosphorylase, with the protein MEQVIGVIGGSGLYEMEGLQDVRSIVVETPFGAPSDEFVTGVLDGVRMVFLPRHGRGHRLLPTEVNYRANIYGMKKLGVTRIISVSAVGSMREEIVPGHIVIPDQFIDRTNATRANTFFGNGVVAHIQFADPVCADLSADLYAAAQEAGATVHRGGTYICMEGPAFSTRAESNLYRSFGVSVIGMTNIPEAKLAREAEICYGVIALATDYDCWHESHDDVSVDAIIAIIKQNVAMAKSIIRNAVRRIDRERNCPCASALRYAIITDKAAIPAETKERLDLIIGSYV; encoded by the coding sequence ATGGAACAGGTAATCGGCGTTATCGGCGGGAGCGGGCTCTACGAGATGGAAGGGCTTCAGGACGTTCGGAGCATTGTTGTTGAAACCCCCTTCGGCGCACCCTCGGATGAGTTTGTGACCGGCGTGCTGGATGGTGTGCGCATGGTGTTCCTTCCGCGCCACGGCCGGGGCCATCGGCTCCTGCCTACTGAGGTAAACTACCGGGCGAACATCTACGGCATGAAGAAGCTCGGCGTTACCCGGATTATTTCCGTTTCCGCCGTGGGCAGCATGCGGGAGGAGATCGTGCCGGGGCATATTGTGATCCCGGACCAGTTCATCGACCGGACCAATGCCACCAGGGCAAATACGTTCTTCGGCAATGGGGTGGTTGCGCACATTCAATTTGCCGATCCGGTCTGCGCCGACCTTTCCGCCGATCTCTATGCGGCGGCGCAGGAGGCGGGGGCAACGGTCCACCGGGGGGGGACCTATATCTGCATGGAAGGGCCGGCCTTTTCCACCCGGGCGGAGTCAAACCTCTACCGCTCTTTCGGTGTATCGGTCATCGGCATGACCAACATCCCCGAAGCAAAGCTGGCCCGTGAGGCGGAGATCTGCTACGGCGTTATCGCTCTTGCCACCGATTACGACTGCTGGCACGAGTCCCATGATGACGTGTCCGTGGACGCCATTATTGCCATCATCAAGCAGAATGTGGCCATGGCCAAGTCGATCATTCGCAATGCGGTTCGCCGGATTGACCGGGAGCGGAATTGCCCCTGTGCATCGGCGCTCCGGTACGCCATCATTACCGACAAGGCCGCGATTCCTGCCGAGACGAAGGAGCGGCTTGATCTCATCATCGGCTCGTACGTCTAA
- a CDS encoding carbohydrate kinase family protein, with amino-acid sequence MGILVVGSVAFDSIETPFGRGEHVLGGSATYFSTSASFFTDVSLVAVVGEDFPEEHVAFLRSRNVDLRGLSREQGKTFHWKGKYGYDLNEAQTLETHLNVFESFRPCIPDAYRDAEYLFLANIDPELQMEVLNQVEHPRVVACDTMNFWISSKPEALRRVVAKVDIFIINEGEARQLTGQANLVKAARQILDMGVKTLIIKRGEYGVLMFSDSSVFAAPAYPLEEVFDPTGAGDTFAGGFMGYLANTGDISEAGLRQAIIFGSVMASFNVEDFSLNRLKRLGYREIEERYRSFKSLTHFEGIADGHGGALAPA; translated from the coding sequence ATGGGTATTCTCGTTGTGGGTTCGGTTGCATTCGATTCGATTGAAACCCCTTTCGGCAGGGGAGAGCATGTTCTGGGCGGCTCAGCCACCTACTTTTCGACTTCGGCCAGCTTTTTCACCGATGTCAGCCTGGTGGCGGTCGTGGGAGAGGATTTTCCGGAAGAGCACGTAGCGTTTCTCCGGTCACGAAACGTGGACCTTCGCGGGCTTTCCCGCGAACAGGGGAAGACCTTCCACTGGAAGGGGAAGTACGGCTATGACCTGAATGAAGCGCAGACCCTGGAGACGCATCTGAACGTCTTTGAGAGCTTCAGACCCTGCATTCCCGATGCATACCGTGACGCCGAGTATCTGTTCCTCGCCAACATCGATCCCGAACTGCAGATGGAGGTGCTCAACCAAGTGGAACATCCCCGCGTCGTGGCGTGCGACACGATGAATTTCTGGATATCCTCCAAGCCCGAGGCGCTCCGCCGGGTCGTTGCGAAGGTCGATATTTTCATCATCAACGAGGGAGAAGCCCGTCAACTGACGGGACAGGCGAATCTTGTCAAGGCAGCGCGCCAGATCCTCGATATGGGGGTCAAGACGCTGATCATCAAGCGCGGGGAGTATGGCGTCCTCATGTTCAGCGATAGCTCGGTCTTTGCCGCGCCCGCATACCCTTTGGAAGAGGTGTTTGACCCCACGGGCGCCGGAGACACCTTTGCGGGCGGCTTTATGGGGTACCTGGCCAACACCGGAGATATCTCCGAGGCGGGACTTCGCCAGGCCATCATCTTCGGAAGCGTCATGGCATCGTTCAATGTGGAGGATTTCAGCCTGAACCGTCTGAAGCGTCTTGGCTACCGCGAAATCGAGGAGCGGTACCGGAGTTTCAAATCACTTACCCATTTCGAGGGAATCGCCGATGGGCACGGGGGGGCTCTGGCTCCCGCCTGA
- a CDS encoding tetratricopeptide repeat protein: MRFTRILPMVLCFLVAACAANDASRNQASYHYQMGLSHLGENDTTRALIEFIEAEKITPDDPILLNSLGLAYFYKKRFDLAELKFRKAISLKPDYSDARNNLGVNYLEMQRWDDAISQFKLVMADILFLNQEDARINLGLAYLGKGDLPQALETLRASVSHNPRNLIARVAIGRVYFAMDRAEMAIQEYRKAIEINKNYQNAHYYLALAHVKQKDYVAAADAFREAIRIAPDSEKGRLSREYLDSLK; this comes from the coding sequence GTGAGATTCACGCGCATACTCCCCATGGTTCTCTGCTTCCTCGTGGCCGCTTGCGCCGCGAATGACGCCTCGCGCAACCAGGCTTCCTATCACTATCAGATGGGGCTGTCCCACCTGGGCGAAAACGATACGACCCGCGCCCTTATTGAATTCATCGAAGCAGAGAAAATCACGCCGGATGATCCCATTCTTCTCAACAGCCTCGGGCTTGCCTATTTTTACAAGAAGCGCTTTGATCTGGCGGAGTTGAAATTCAGAAAAGCCATTTCCCTCAAGCCCGACTATTCCGATGCCAGGAACAATCTCGGGGTGAACTATCTGGAAATGCAGCGCTGGGATGACGCCATCTCGCAGTTCAAGCTGGTGATGGCGGATATTCTTTTTCTCAATCAGGAAGATGCTCGCATCAATCTCGGTCTTGCATACCTGGGCAAGGGAGACTTGCCCCAGGCCCTCGAAACTCTTCGCGCATCTGTCTCTCACAATCCCCGCAATCTAATCGCCCGTGTTGCCATTGGCCGGGTTTACTTCGCCATGGACCGGGCCGAAATGGCCATTCAGGAATACAGGAAAGCCATCGAAATTAATAAGAATTATCAGAATGCCCATTACTATCTGGCGTTGGCCCATGTAAAGCAGAAGGACTACGTGGCAGCGGCGGATGCTTTTCGCGAGGCGATCCGTATTGCCCCCGATTCCGAAAAAGGTCGGCTCTCGCGCGAATACCTGGACTCGTTGAAATGA
- a CDS encoding helix-turn-helix domain-containing protein: MADAVHAGKGDASVGTLLREAREARSLSLDEAARVTRLGKNYLVALESDEFDKLPNLAYARGFIRVYAGFLGLSADELLRRYDAVGDDGGHRSPVEDAMPAPQGKAADSISPRNRWSLPLVLLLLVVALALMLRLQDEEPSRPIETGQLTAAAPEARQPATPAPQQQLSTARQPETSPPAPADDTVAEQQAVEGNAASSPARGVILKLKINKDSWLNITIDESVSQQYDLKAGDLIEWKGERVFALDVGNAGGVEGEFNGKPLGVLGEEGKPAHLVLSADGGGD, from the coding sequence GTGGCTGACGCCGTACATGCCGGAAAAGGGGACGCCTCGGTCGGAACGCTGCTCAGGGAAGCGCGGGAGGCCAGAAGTCTGTCCCTTGACGAGGCGGCCCGTGTTACCCGTTTAGGGAAAAACTATCTGGTCGCTCTTGAATCCGACGAGTTCGACAAGCTTCCCAATCTTGCCTATGCCCGCGGATTCATCCGGGTGTATGCCGGGTTTCTGGGCCTTTCAGCCGATGAGTTGCTCCGTCGTTACGACGCAGTTGGCGATGATGGCGGACATCGTTCTCCGGTCGAAGATGCCATGCCCGCGCCGCAAGGGAAGGCGGCAGACTCGATTTCGCCACGTAACCGCTGGTCTCTGCCGTTGGTACTGCTTCTGCTGGTGGTAGCCCTGGCGCTCATGCTGAGGCTGCAGGATGAGGAACCCAGCCGCCCGATCGAGACCGGCCAACTAACAGCAGCAGCTCCAGAGGCGAGGCAACCGGCCACGCCGGCACCGCAGCAACAGCTATCCACGGCACGACAGCCGGAAACATCACCCCCGGCCCCGGCCGACGACACCGTAGCCGAGCAGCAAGCTGTCGAGGGAAATGCTGCTTCATCTCCTGCGCGCGGGGTCATTCTCAAACTCAAAATCAATAAAGACTCGTGGCTTAATATAACTATCGACGAGTCGGTATCCCAGCAGTATGACCTCAAGGCGGGCGACCTCATCGAGTGGAAGGGCGAACGCGTGTTTGCACTGGATGTCGGCAATGCCGGGGGGGTAGAGGGAGAGTTCAATGGGAAACCCCTTGGTGTGCTCGGTGAAGAGGGGAAGCCGGCCCATCTGGTTTTGTCGGCTGATGGCGGTGGCGATTAG
- a CDS encoding GAF domain-containing protein: MKGERIDPYRVKLTCSCGFSDFRTMTEKVKTVNPFFQKGGFSPLLESERGKMVLTMQRANREHLEIISLEEISMLVSSDFDLPEVLQHVTAKVATQLKVSVCNIYLREGDEVVLAATHGFDPAFIGKIRIKIGDGITGSVARDGQYISLSRASQDPRYRYFPELQEEKYNSMLSFPIGDKKEVYGVINLNTTSIRSFHEDEIYFVSIIANLILTAIKLRQQVASSRKAAEASA; the protein is encoded by the coding sequence ATGAAGGGCGAGCGGATCGATCCGTACCGCGTCAAGCTGACCTGCTCGTGTGGCTTCTCCGACTTCCGCACAATGACCGAAAAGGTTAAGACCGTGAACCCTTTTTTCCAGAAGGGCGGCTTCAGCCCTCTGCTGGAAAGTGAGCGGGGAAAGATGGTCCTAACCATGCAGCGGGCCAACCGGGAGCACCTTGAGATTATTTCGTTGGAAGAGATCAGCATGCTCGTCTCTTCCGACTTTGATCTTCCCGAGGTGCTTCAGCATGTGACCGCCAAGGTGGCGACGCAGCTCAAGGTGAGCGTCTGCAATATCTACCTGCGCGAGGGAGACGAGGTCGTTCTCGCAGCGACCCATGGCTTTGACCCTGCCTTCATCGGCAAGATCAGGATCAAAATCGGGGACGGAATAACGGGCTCCGTTGCCCGCGATGGCCAGTACATCTCCCTGAGCCGTGCCTCCCAGGATCCCCGCTATCGCTATTTCCCCGAGCTCCAGGAGGAAAAGTACAACTCCATGCTCTCTTTTCCCATTGGTGACAAGAAGGAGGTTTACGGCGTCATCAACCTCAATACCACGTCTATCAGGTCATTCCATGAGGACGAAATCTATTTCGTATCAATTATCGCCAACCTCATTCTTACCGCCATAAAGCTGCGGCAGCAGGTCGCTTCGTCCCGCAAGGCCGCTGAGGCATCTGCTTGA
- a CDS encoding response regulator yields MAQQIKKKILVVDDEENARIGLTKLLEREGFEVASVSNGFEALNYLQQREVNVIVTDINMPEMNGITFLRELNKSFPRSNVIMITAYGGVESYIEAMNLGAFEYINKPVKLDELKSILTKIFKESCH; encoded by the coding sequence TTGGCCCAGCAGATAAAAAAGAAAATTCTGGTAGTTGATGACGAGGAGAATGCGCGGATCGGTCTGACCAAGCTCCTGGAGCGGGAGGGATTCGAAGTCGCAAGCGTTTCCAACGGCTTTGAAGCGCTCAATTATCTTCAACAGCGGGAAGTCAACGTTATCGTTACCGATATCAATATGCCGGAAATGAACGGCATCACGTTCCTGAGAGAACTCAACAAGAGCTTCCCCCGCAGCAATGTAATCATGATTACCGCCTACGGGGGGGTTGAGTCCTACATCGAAGCCATGAATCTGGGGGCCTTCGAATACATCAACAAGCCGGTAAAACTTGATGAACTCAAGTCGATCCTGACGAAGATCTTCAAGGAAAGCTGTCATTAA
- a CDS encoding universal stress protein: protein MKPFSTIVFPTDFSENSEYAFDYALTLAKQFSARLVVIHVINEPVDLRGFYVPHVSFEKLEEEIVAAAEKMMDKFCRTKIKDHENYTSCIVSGIPYDEVLKKAAEEDASLIVMGTHGRKGIDHFLFGSTAERVVRNAKCPVMTVRPPEV, encoded by the coding sequence ATGAAGCCGTTCAGCACTATTGTATTTCCGACCGATTTTTCCGAGAACTCGGAGTATGCCTTTGACTATGCCCTTACGCTTGCCAAGCAGTTCAGTGCCAGGCTTGTTGTCATCCATGTAATCAATGAGCCGGTTGATCTGCGGGGGTTCTATGTCCCCCACGTTTCCTTCGAGAAGCTGGAAGAAGAAATCGTGGCGGCCGCCGAAAAGATGATGGACAAATTCTGCCGGACAAAAATCAAGGACCATGAGAATTACACAAGCTGCATCGTCTCGGGGATTCCCTACGACGAAGTTCTGAAGAAGGCGGCAGAGGAGGATGCCTCGCTGATTGTCATGGGAACCCACGGCCGCAAGGGGATCGACCACTTCTTGTTCGGCAGCACGGCAGAACGCGTTGTTCGCAATGCCAAGTGCCCGGTCATGACCGTGCGCCCGCCCGAAGTCTGA
- a CDS encoding hybrid sensor histidine kinase/response regulator, translated as MMTEKNESKGTILIIDDEKVILDLTSIVLRNRGYTVHTASDATSGMAVLEECRPQMVLLDYMMPMVDGLTALKQIRQRYPDTYVIIFTGKGNEELAVELMKAGASDYIVKPFNNQNLVERIENVLRIRDVELRNQELLQERELLLAEIEAWNQELERRVQQKSEALQQAQAEIVQSEKLASLGYLSAGMAHEIRNPLNSISLFAQLLKSTLDDPEKVGYVDKILKEADRIDDIMRKLLDASKRPRFQLSEVRLDRVIEATLEAFRPQISLHGIAVVKEFRRIPPPFQADPAEIEQIFTNLFLNSIHEMNDGGSLTVVLDQDERNMVIRIADTGPGIPREHVAKIFDPFFTTKTSGSGLGLAVVLRIVKTYDGRIDVEKSDESGTVFAIRLPLSGV; from the coding sequence ATGATGACGGAAAAGAATGAATCCAAGGGTACCATCCTTATTATCGATGACGAAAAAGTCATTCTCGACCTGACCTCCATCGTTCTCAGAAATCGCGGCTACACGGTCCATACCGCGTCAGACGCCACATCCGGCATGGCTGTGCTGGAAGAGTGCCGGCCGCAGATGGTGCTCCTCGACTACATGATGCCGATGGTGGATGGTCTCACCGCGCTCAAGCAGATCCGGCAGCGTTACCCCGACACGTATGTGATCATCTTCACCGGCAAGGGAAACGAGGAACTGGCCGTAGAGCTGATGAAGGCAGGGGCCTCAGACTACATCGTCAAACCGTTCAATAACCAGAATCTGGTCGAGCGGATCGAGAATGTGCTCCGGATCAGGGATGTCGAGCTCAGAAACCAGGAGCTGCTCCAGGAGCGTGAGCTGCTTCTGGCGGAGATCGAGGCATGGAACCAGGAGCTCGAACGCCGCGTCCAGCAGAAAAGCGAGGCCCTTCAGCAGGCCCAGGCCGAGATCGTGCAGTCCGAAAAACTCGCATCTCTCGGCTATCTCTCCGCGGGCATGGCCCATGAAATCCGCAACCCCCTCAACTCCATTTCACTGTTCGCCCAACTGCTCAAGAGCACGCTTGATGATCCGGAAAAAGTGGGCTATGTCGACAAGATTCTCAAGGAAGCCGACCGGATAGACGACATCATGCGCAAGCTTCTGGATGCCTCGAAGCGGCCCCGCTTCCAGTTGAGTGAGGTCCGGCTCGATCGGGTCATTGAGGCGACCCTCGAGGCGTTTCGTCCCCAGATATCGCTCCATGGCATCGCGGTGGTGAAAGAGTTCCGTCGGATCCCTCCTCCATTCCAGGCTGACCCGGCCGAGATCGAGCAGATTTTTACCAATCTCTTTCTCAACTCCATCCACGAGATGAACGACGGGGGATCCCTAACGGTGGTGCTCGACCAGGACGAGCGAAACATGGTCATCAGAATTGCCGACACGGGCCCCGGTATCCCCCGGGAGCACGTGGCGAAGATATTCGACCCGTTCTTCACCACCAAGACGAGCGGCAGCGGGCTCGGCCTTGCTGTGGTGCTCAGGATCGTCAAGACCTATGACGGGCGGATCGATGTTGAGAAGAGCGATGAGAGCGGCACTGTCTTCGCTATCCGGCTTCCTCTTTCCGGAGTGTGA
- a CDS encoding response regulator: MDAGRRTILIIDDDAFFLKVLSDAFTESGFRVVQASNGTEGVQAFITHRPDAVISDLIMPAMGGVSTCLEIRRLAGDEEPVIVLLTSMFRDAPHEHDEPEMGARVHVSKSTSPVDIVIIVEQLLDRKKHGRSGN, translated from the coding sequence ATGGACGCCGGCCGGAGAACGATCCTTATTATCGATGACGATGCCTTTTTCCTGAAAGTCCTTTCGGATGCATTCACCGAGAGCGGCTTCAGGGTCGTGCAGGCCTCCAACGGTACGGAGGGGGTTCAGGCATTCATCACCCATCGGCCCGATGCCGTCATCTCCGACCTCATCATGCCCGCCATGGGAGGGGTGAGTACGTGTCTCGAGATCAGGCGCCTTGCCGGGGACGAGGAACCGGTCATTGTGCTGCTCACCTCTATGTTCAGGGATGCGCCCCACGAGCACGACGAACCCGAAATGGGCGCGCGGGTTCACGTGTCCAAATCGACCAGTCCGGTCGACATCGTGATTATCGTGGAACAGCTACTGGACCGGAAAAAACACGGCCGGAGCGGGAACTGA